The genomic region CTTTTTTTTATCATATGCTTCCTGAAGGAGCAAATCGGCAAATGGTATGTACTATGAACCGTTTAGATTCTGATGATTACTTTGGAATCCTGCTAAATACTGCGAGATATGATACCGTAGGAGCCGTCACTATTCATAAAATAACAGCAGAATAATGAAAATTAATCATTGTCCAGGAACCCTGGCACCAGGATATCATACCTACAGCAGGAACTGTTTAAAACGTGTATTTGATGGACGTAAAGTTTCTCATATACTTCCATATGAAGCACCAAATTCCGATCAACCTAGTGATCAATTATTTCAGGATAATCAAAAGAGAATTTCAATATCTGGCGTGCAGGAGAAGTTTTCCGTACTCTTAGAAAAAAATAAATTAAGACTAATTCATGAGGAAGAACAAGGTACTTATATTTTAAAACCCATCCCGATGCATGGGAAAAAACGTGATCAAATGCCAGCAAATGAACACCTGACGATGCAAATTGCCCGGCAGGTATATGGTATTGAGACCGCAGAGAATGCGCTTATATTTTTTAAAAATGAAGCTCCGGCTTATATCACCAGGCGTTTTGATATAAATGCCGATGGTTCAAAAAAAGCAAAAGAAGATTTTGCGACCCTTGCTGGCAAAACACCACAAACTCATGGAGAGCATTATAAATATGAAGGCCATTATCTAGAGCTCTTTGACCTAATGAAAAAATTTTTACCCGCATATCGAGTTGAAGTTCCAAAACTCTTTAAGCTGTTAGTTTTCAATTATCTGTTTTCAAATGGAGACGCTCATTTAAAAAACTTTGCTGTTTTGGAAACACCATTGGGCGATCACCGCTTAAGTC from Zunongwangia profunda SM-A87 harbors:
- a CDS encoding type II toxin-antitoxin system HipA family toxin encodes the protein MKINHCPGTLAPGYHTYSRNCLKRVFDGRKVSHILPYEAPNSDQPSDQLFQDNQKRISISGVQEKFSVLLEKNKLRLIHEEEQGTYILKPIPMHGKKRDQMPANEHLTMQIARQVYGIETAENALIFFKNEAPAYITRRFDINADGSKKAKEDFATLAGKTPQTHGEHYKYEGHYLELFDLMKKFLPAYRVEVPKLFKLLVFNYLFSNGDAHLKNFAVLETPLGDHRLSPAYDLLNTRIHVEDSDFALEDGLLPKHLAQTTTANQFKILAQQVELTDKQFHTITEEMLKNSDKVITFTKSSLLSEATQRNYIQDYQYRLKQLQKIYT